Proteins from one Naumovozyma castellii chromosome 3, complete genome genomic window:
- the CAF16 gene encoding putative ATP-binding cassette family ATPase CAF16 (ancestral locus Anc_8.42), producing the protein MAEYAVEVDDLTYKFAESTEPSVVDIKLQVPWHTRTLVVGANGAGKSTLLKLLAGKHLCLNGKILVNGLDPFSPLSMYQDNDKTTAEDKDWQVTTYLGTEWCHMSIINRDIGVLELLESIGLAHYRDRGNKLIEILDININWRMHRLSDGQKRRVQLAMGLLKPWRVLLLDEVTVDLDVIARSRLLEFLRWETNTRKCSVIYATHIFDGLATWPDNVVHLKDGKIIDQLDYTKDVEFRNDSDKNSNGKVIFHSPEHVINPHTDKPSISISRVNSLHPLALAWLRNDTGIEDKEI; encoded by the coding sequence atGGCTGAATACGCTGTAGAAGTTGATGACTTGACTTACAAATTTGCCGAATCTACTGAACCTTCCGTAGTAGACATCAAATTACAAGTCCCATGGCATACAAGAACTCTAGTTGTTGGTGCCAATGGTGCTGGTAAATCTACACTTCTGAAATTACTTGCGGGAAAACACTTATGTTTAAATGGTAAGATCTTGGTGAATGGGTTAGACCCCTTCAGCCCTCTTTCCATGTATCAGGATAATGATAAGACTACCGCCGAAGATAAGGATTGGCAAGTCACTACGTATCTGGGAACTGAATGGTGTCATATGAGTATTATCAATAGAGATATCGGTGTCCTGGAGTTGTTAGAAAGTATTGGCCTGGCGCATTATAGAGACCGTGGGAACAAACtaattgaaatattagatattaatattaattggAGAATGCATAGATTAAGTGATGGTCAGAAGAGACGTGTGCAGCTGGCTATGGGTCTCTTGAAGCCATGGAGGgttttattattggatGAAGTGACGGTTGATTTAGATGTGATCGCTAGATCTAGATTATTAGAATTTTTAAGATGGGAAACGAATACAAGAAAATGTTCAGTCATCTATGCTACTCATATTTTTGATGGGCTGGCTACATGGCCTGATAACGTTGTACATTTAAAAGACggtaaaattattgatCAATTAGATTACACAAAAGATGTGGAATTCCGCAATGATAGTGATAAGAATTCGAATGGTAAGGTTATATTCCATTCTCCAGAACATGTAATCAATCCACATACAGATAAGCCAAGCATATCTATAAGTAGGGTGAATAGTTTACATCCACTGGCATTGGCTTGGTTGAGGAATGATACAGGgattgaagataaagaaatttag
- the CAK1 gene encoding cyclin-dependent protein kinase-activating kinase CAK1 (ancestral locus Anc_8.40): MMIKLSQIKQEERQLIKCTRFARIYNVNDRYAIKSISTDYVVAPHNPERELAILRKLSVLGEPYLIQLLDSRKVGEEMELLFPFYSLNLHDFMISFYNPVDGVKKSKKFNPYYSLSSSSECSDGNEEKTTFINDLDVNRYAYDFFHQLVAGINSIHEQKIIHRDIKPQNVMLEIHDDGSISLLITDFGISYDHEAPADKLREPPLQKITDVSTSFYKSPELLFGIKNYEFEVDIWALLVLLSQFFQKETNIENFVPSMFDDGSGVLDSGSDIRLIFSIFEMVGTPGVKDWPKVIEYGSKDAFVGMFGEKGDGRYILHESFENQKRRVLNDWMPRLYELNNETQKNTLIDCILGMVPFASEQRWSSKQLLESLSQEK; the protein is encoded by the coding sequence ATGATGATTAAGCTTTCTCAAATTAAGCAGGAAGAAAGACAATTGATCAAATGTACAAGGTTTGCACGCATATATAACGTGAACGATCGCTATGCCATCAAATCAATATCTACTGACTATGTGGTGGCGCCCCACAATCCAGAGAGAGAATTGGCAATATTACGCAAGTTAAGTGTGCTGGGAGAACCATACTTAATTCAACTATTGGATAGTAGGAAGGTGGGAGAGGAGATGGAATTATTGTTTCCGttttattcattgaatCTACATGATTTCATGATTTCATTCTATAACCCAGTGGATGGAGTCAAGAAAAGTAAGAAATTCAATCcttattattcattaagTTCAAGTTCAGAGTGTTCTGATGGGAATGAGGAGAAAACAACATTCATCAATGATCTTGACGTTAATAGATATGCATACGATttctttcatcaattaGTGGCAGGAATTAATTCAATACATgaacaaaaaattattcataGAGATATAAAACCACAGAATGTGATGCTTGAAATACATGATGATGGTTCAATTAGTCTGTTAATTACAGATTTTGGTATTTCATATGATCATGAAGCTCCTGCTGATAAATTACGAGAACCACCGCTGCAAAAAATTACAGATGTTTCTACCTCATTTTATAAATCAccagaattattatttgggATTAAGAACTATGAGTTTGAAGTTGATATTTGGGCACTTCTGGTATTGCTTTCtcaattcttccaaaaGGAGACcaatattgaaaactttGTACCGTCCATGTTTGATGATGGTTCCGGAGTGTTGGATAGTGGTAGCGATATAagattaattttttcaatttttgaaatggTTGGGACTCCAGGTGTTAAGGACTGGCCCaaagttattgaatatGGTTCCAAAGATGCCTTCGTTGGAATGTTCGGTGAAAAAGGTGATGGGCGATATATTCTACATGAATCCTTTGAAAACCAGAAAAGAAGGGTACTAAATGATTGGATGCCAAGATTGtatgaattgaataatgaaacacAGAAGAATACTTTAATTGACTGCATACTTGGCATGGTTCCATTTGCATCAGAACAAAGATGGAGTTCCAAACAATTGCTTGAAAGTCTATCgcaagaaaaataa
- the SHM2 gene encoding glycine hydroxymethyltransferase SHM2 (ancestral locus Anc_8.38), translating to MVYALSDAHKKMVMSHLSETDPALESIIKAEVERQKHSIDLIASENFTSTSVFDALGTPLCNKYSEGYPGARYYGGNEQIDKIELLCQERALKAFNVTPDRWGVNVQTLSGSPANLQVYQAIMRPHERLMGLYLPDGGHLSHGYATEHRSISAVSTYFESFPYRVNPETGIIDYDTLEKNAILYRPKVLVAGTSAYCRLIDYKRMREIADKCGAYLMVDIAHISGLVAAGVIPSPFEYADIVTTTTHKSLRGPRGAMIFFRRGVRSVNAKTGKEIYYDLENPINFSVFPGHQGGPHNHTIAALATALKQAASPEFKEYQLQVLKNAKALESEFKKLGYRLVSDGTDSHMVLVSLREKGIDGARVDYVCDKINLVLNKNSIPGDKSALVPGGVRIGAPAMTTRGMGEEDFHRIVQYIDQAVQFAKDVQQNLPKDANKLKDFKAKIDQGSDVLTNLKQEIYNWAGEYPLAV from the coding sequence ATGGTTTACGCTCTATCTGATGCTCACAAGAAAATGGTCATGTCTCACTTAAGTGAAACTGATCCAGCTTTGGAATCCATCATCAAAGCTGAAGTCGAAAGACAAAAGCATTCCATCGATTTAATTGCCTCTGAAAATTTCACCTCTACTTCTGTCTTTGACGCCTTAGGAACTCCATTATGTAACAAATATTCTGAAGGTTATCCAGGTGCTCGTTACTACGGTGGTAACGAACAAATCGACAAGATCGAATTATTATGTCAAGAAAGAGCCCTTAAGGCCTTTAACGTTACTCCTGACAGATGGGGTGTTAACGTCCAAACTTTATCTGGTTCTCCAGCCAATTTACAAGTTTACCAAGCTATCATGAGACCTCACGAAAGATTAATGGGTCTTTACTTACCAGATGGTGGTCATTTGTCTCATGGTTATGCCACTGAACATAGATCTATCTCTGCCGTTTCCACTTATTTCGAATCTTTCCCATACAGAGTTAACCCAGAAACAGGTATTATTGATTACGACACTTTAGAAAAGAATGCCATCTTATACAGACCAAAGGTCCTTGTTGCTGGTACTTCTGCTTATTGTCGTTTGATTGACTACAAGAGAATGAGAGAAATTGCTGACAAATGTGGTGCTTATTTAATGGTCGATATTGCTCATATTTCTGGTTTAGTCGCTGCAGGCGTTATCCCATCTCCATTTGAATACGCTGATATTGTTACCACCACCACTCACAAATCTTTGAGAGGTCCTCGTGGTGCCatgatcttcttcagaaGAGGTGTTAGATCTGTCAATGCCAAGACTGGTAAGGAAATTTACTACGATTTGGAAAACCCAATTAACTTCTCTGTCTTCCCAGGTCATCAAGGTGGTCCACATAACCATACCATTGCTGCATTAGCTACCGCTTTGAAGCAAGCCGCCTCCCcagaatttaaagaatacCAATTGCAAGTCTTGAAGAACGCTAAGGCTTTGGAATCAGAATTCAAGAAGTTAGGTTACAGATTAGTTTCTGATGGTACTGACTCCCATATGGTCTTGGTTTCCCTAAGAGAAAAGGGTATTGATGGTGCTCGTGTCGATTACGTTTGTGATAAGATCAACTTGGTCTTAAATAAAAACTCTATCCCAGGCGATAAATCTGCTTTGGTCCCAGGTGGTGTTCGTATTGGTGCTCCAGCTATGACCACCAGAGGTATGGGTGAAGAGGATTTCCATAGAATTGTTCAATACATCGATCAAGCCGTTCAATTCGCTAAGGATGTTCAACAAAACTTGCCAAAGGATGCTAACAAATTAAAGGATTTCAAAGCTAAGATTGATCAAGGTTCTGATGTCTTGACCAACTTGAAGCAAGAAATCTACAATTGGGCTGGTGAATATCCATTGGCTGTGTAA
- the AGX1 gene encoding alanine--glyoxylate transaminase (ancestral locus Anc_8.37): MFKNLIANSKNLSYKMSQEATTLLIPGPVRLSPHVQSALSIQSLSHTSPEFVTIYQRVLQNTRRLFKADVKKGLPIVLAGSGTLGFDLVGANLVSPKDEIYVISTGFFSDEFAECLNGYGANITTSRGPVGDIPDLNLIKKTLQENKFKLVVMTQVDTSTGVLNDVESICKLVRDVSPDSLIVVDGVCSIGCETLEFDKWGVDFCLTASQKAIGAPPGLSIAMISERALETALDNKASVKPFFSSLIKWSPILKGFEEGRASYFATPPVQLINSLDVALDEILEQDGGLDKRVQTHEEKSNWFKSKITNELGLELVSQYPQNDVSAHGLTAIYVNNPPQVISSMKSKGFVIAGGLYKGIASKYIRIGHMGYSVCNSDAEDIVKCYAALKSTLQE, encoded by the coding sequence ATGTTCAAGAACCTTATtgcaaattcaaaaaaccTATCATACAAGATGTCGCAAGAAGCAACAACACTATTGATTCCCGGGCCTGTAAGATTGAGCCCTCATGTGCAATCCGCACTCTCCATACAATCACTCTCCCACACAAGTCCCGAGTTTGTAACCATTTATCAAAGGGTACTGCAAAATACAAGACGGTTATTCAAAGCTGATGTCAAGAAGGGACTACCAATCGTTTTGGCAGGTTCTGGAACCTTAGGGTTCGACTTGGTGGGTGCCAATTTGGTCTCCCCCAAAGACGAGATCTACGTGATTTCCACCGGGTTCTTCAGTGATGAATTTGCAGAGTGTTTGAATGGGTATGGTGCTAATATCACCACATCAAGGGGTCCCGTGGGCGATATACCTGATTTGAACCTCATTAAAAAGAcattacaagaaaataagTTTAAATTGGTGGTCATGACTCAAGTGGATACGTCTACCGGGGTATTGAATGATGTGGAAAGTATTTGCAAATTAGTGAGGGATGTTTCCCCAGATTCGTTAATCGTCGTAGATGGTGTTTGCTCCATTGGTTGTGAAActcttgaatttgataaatggGGGGTTGACTTTTGCTTAACTGCTTCACAAAAGGCTATTGGTGCCCCACCAGGTTTAAGTATTGCCATGATTAGTGAACGTGCCTTAGAAACCGCTTTGGACAACAAGGCCTCAGTTAAGCCATTTTTCAGCTCTTTAATCAAATGGTCCCCCATCTTGAAAGGTTTTGAAGAGGGAAGAGCAAGTTATTTTGCAACTCCACCAGTGcaattgataaattctttagATGTGGCATTGGACGAAATACTTGAACAAGATGGTGGATTAGATAAGAGAGTACAAACGCATGAAGAAAAAAGCAACTGGTTTAAATCAAAGATAACTAATGAACTTGGATTGGAATTAGTTTCCCAATACCCTCAAAATGATGTGAGTGCCCATGGGTTGACCGCCATATATGTGAATAACCCACCACAAGTCATATCTTCCATGAAATCTAAGGGTTTCGTCATTGCAGGAGGGCTTTACAAAGGCATTGcatccaaatatattaGAATCGGTCACATGGGTTATTCAGTTTGTAATTCGGATGCTGAAGATATTGTCAAATGTTATGCTGCATTGAAAAGCACTCTACAGGAATAA
- the GYP8 gene encoding GTPase-activating protein GYP8 (ancestral locus Anc_8.44) yields MTDIIFNKQLLRNRNVLGGGRSLEEKFLLHYSEMNGKGPAAFVQKSLTSRDLPMLKYFAMNNSGDMTNALRKEVWYTLLNAQLPSTKMNDADSIKPKKHKDEDQVVLDVNRSFGALKNLSQKERLRALLQKMIIKILRKYPQLNYYQGYHDVVSVFVLVFFERLNKNPTFHSIKREECNLLNETMDTDNDVIEPGIANAAETCGDAIDEKDTKFVLDETKLFRCIESFTLLYLRDFMTDSLDFAVDQLKMIPYLIKKMDPELYQILHLDKIEPFFALSDILTIFSHNQKPYEDIGSTEHSIIFFIFDLIISTQSMYIPLIIYANLVVSKKATLLMEYDLNVANFENIPDMVHAIIQKVILTQTIFDDENCWRSLLTEAKINNSLIDLKHIRGMLNPYSVLLTTSVSHHQLELQVYDLPYILELFDKEVVLNEKCKSFSANDRQLFYQGGRSSYNRIFYFFEKHKTIFLIYKLSLFLLVFAITVKILKDGHLKKLVARTYFQRLHHYYGTIIDSSSTRKRLWVDPLSRLFKSAKYSHIPDIPSSL; encoded by the coding sequence ATGACCGATATAATCTTTAATAAACAGCTGCTTCGAAACAGAAATGTTTTGGGAGGGGGACGATCTTTAGAGGAGAAGTTTCTGCTTCATTATTCGGAAATGAATGGGAAAGGGCCCGCTGCATTCGTTCAGAAGAGTTTAACAAGTCGAGACTTGCCAATGTTAAAGTATTTTGCGATGAACAACTCAGGAGATATGACAAATGCATTAAGGAAGGAAGTTTGGTATACTCTTCTGAATGCACAGTTACCTTCTACTAAGATGAATGATGCGGATTCCATCAAACCGAAGAAACATAAGGATGAAGATCAAGTCGTATTAGATGTAAACAGATCCTTCGGTgcattgaagaatctgTCCCAAAAGGAACGATTAAGAGCTTTACTACAAAAGATgataattaaaatattaagaaaatatcCTCAGTTAAATTATTACCAGGGATATCATGATGTAGTATCTGTATTTGTCCTAgttttctttgaaagacTTAATAAGAATCCAActtttcattcaataaaaagagaagaatgcaacttattaaatgaaactATGGATACTGACAATGACGTTATTGAACCTGGTATTGCCAATGCAGCAGAGACATGTGGAGATGCCATAGATGAAAAAGATACAAAGTTTGTGTTGGATGAGACAAAACTATTTAGATGTATTGAATCCTTTACCCTTTTATATTTAAGAGACTTCATGACAGATTCATTGGATTTTGCCGTTGATCAACTAAAGATGATCCCCTACCTGATAAAAAAGATGGACCCAGAACTGTATCAAATACTACACCTCGATAAAATAGAACCTTTCTTTGCATTATCAGATATACTCACCATATTTTCTCATAATCAAAAGCCATATGAGGATATAGGGAGTACAGAGCATAgcatcatcttcttcatattTGACCTTATAATTTCAACACAGTCGATGTATATTCCACTGATAATATACGCGAATCTAGTAGTTTCCAAGAAGGCTACTCTTTTAATGGAATATGATTTAAATGTTGCTAACTTCGAAAATATACCAGATATGGTTCATGCTATCATACAAAAAGTCATATTGACTCAAACTATATTTGATGACGAAAACTGTTGGAGGAGCCTCTTAACTGAAGCTAAAATCAACAATTCTCTCATTGATTTAAAACATATTCGAGGTATGCTAAATCCCTATAGTGTCTTGTTAACGACATCTGTCTCGCATCATCAGTTGGAGCTCCAGGTATATGATCTTCCATATATTCTTGAGTTATTTGACAAGGAAGTAGTACTAAATGAGAAGTGCAAGAGTTTCTCCGCAAATGACAGACAGCTTTTCTATCAAGGCGGAAGAAGCAGCTATAATAggatattttatttttttgagAAACACAAGACAATATTCCTTATTTACAAGTTATCTCTTTTTCTACTTGTGTTTGCAATAACAGTAAAAATACTGAAGGATGGGCATCTGAAAAAATTAGTTGCAAGAACTTACTTTCAGCGACTACATCACTATTATGGTACAATTATCGATAGCTCAAGTACAAGAAAGCGTCTATGGGTGGATCCATTGAGTCGACTTTTCAAAAGCGCAAAATACTCTCATATTCCAGATATTCCCTCTTCACTATGA
- the STE2 gene encoding alpha-factor pheromone receptor STE2 (ancestral locus Anc_8.45) translates to MSDAPPPLSELFYNSSYNPGLSIISYTSIYGNGTEVTFNELQSIVNKKITEAIMFGVRCGAAILTIIVMWMISKKKKTPIFIINQVSLFLILLHSAFNFRYLLSNYSSVTFALTGFPQFIHRNDVHVYAAASIFQVLLVASIEISLMFQIRVIFKGDNFKRIGTILTALSSSLGLATVAMYFVTAIKGIIATYKDVNDTQQKYFNVATILLASSINFMTLILVIKLILAIRSRRFLGLKQFDSFHILLIMSFQSLLAPSILFILAYSLDPNQGTDVLVTVATLLVVLSLPLSSMWATAANNASRPSSVGSDWTPSNSDYYSNGPSSVKTESVKSDEKVSLRSRIYNLYPKSKSEFEQSSEHTYVDKVDLENNFYELSTPITERSPSSIIKKGKQGISTRETVKKLDSLDDIYTPNTAADEEARKFWSEDVSNELDSLQKIETETSDELSPEMLQLMIGQEEEDDNLLATKKITVKKQ, encoded by the coding sequence ATGTCAGACGCTCCTCCTCCATTAAGTGAACTATTTTACAATAGTAGCTATAACCCCGGGTTAAGTATTATCTCATACACATCAATATATGGAAATGGTACCGAAGTAACGTTCAATGAACTTCAAAGTATAGTTAATAAAAAGATAACAGAAGCCATTATGTTTGGTGTCAGATGCGGTGCAGCTATCCTAACTATCATTGTAATGTGGATGATTtctaagaagaagaagacacCAATCTTCATAATAAATCAAGTTTCATTATTCCTGATCCTTTTACATTCGGCTTTCAATTTTAGATATCTGCTATCAAATTACTCATCTGTTACATTTGCTTTAACTGGATTCCCCCAATTTATTCATAGAAATGACGTGCATGTTTACGCCGCTGCAAGTATATTTCAAGTGTTGCTTGTAGCGTCTATtgaaatatcattaatgtttcaaataaGAGTGATTTTTAAAGGtgataatttcaaaagaattgGAACCATTTTGACAGCTCTATCGTCATCGTTGGGTTTAGCTACTGTTGCAATGTATTTTGTCACAGCTATCAAAGGAATCATAGCAACATATAAAGATGTGAACGATACTCAACAAAAATACTTTAATGTCGCTACAATTCTTTTGGCTTCATCTATCAATTTTATGACATTAATTTTGgtaattaaattaataCTAGCCATTAGATCAAGAAGGTTTCTTGGtttgaaacaatttgaTAGTTTccatattttattaatcATGTCATTCCAATCCCTTTTAGCACCTTCTATTCTATTCATTCTGGCTTACAGTTTAGATCCAAATCAAGGGACAGATGTCTTAGTGACAGTGGCTACATTACTAGTTGTGTTATCACTACCACTATCATCTATGTGGGCAACGGCCGCTAATAATGCTTCTAGACCATCGTCTGTTGGATCTGACTGGACTCCAAGTAATTCCgattattattcaaatggGCCTTCAAGCGTTAAGACCGAAAGTGTGAAGTCAGATGAGAAGGTGAGTTTACGATCCAGAATATATAACCTCTATCCTAAAAGTAAATCTGAGTTCGAACAAAGTTCAGAGCACACTTATGTTGATAAAGTTGACTTAGAAAACAATTTCTATGAGTTGTCTACACCTATCACCGAAAGAAGCCCAAGTAGtataataaagaaaggTAAACAAGGCATATCAACAAGAGAAACTGTTAAGAAACTCGATTCATTAGATGACATATATACACCAAATACAGCAGCAGACGAAGAGGCAAGGAAGTTTTGGTCAGAAGATGTAAGTAACGAACTAGATTCTTTgcaaaaaattgaaactgAAACATCTGACGAATTATCTCCTGAAATGCTTCAGCTAATGATTGggcaagaagaagaagatgacaATCTTCTTGCTACCAAGAAGATAACAGTtaaaaaacaataa
- the HAC1 gene encoding transcription factor HAC1 (ancestral locus Anc_8.36) — protein sequence MSITSTNHINTSASTPAPNDSVEIPTDFKSTLPPRKRAKTKEEKEQRRIERILRNRKAAHQSREKKRLHLKFLEQKCSIMERILAHITDDQLYQLIGNDKAGVSLMEEYHSILNTDDETEFVNNFNSNVTPSATTFNTSSSSPSPSEKSNTTDAGNLDIVNVKNEELETDFKFQVIPSVTDTVPRQANTRLSGVPQSQSQSDSNSDSPCSVMSPVSNITMDDELFFEKTSYYKSANNISTSVSFNSSPLQKQDSNGSWDLLMNRNDSLLKDALEPAYEYQYDTTDHLRVIDMDELTKTKMPMFSTNNNNNNDGSYDLDNWRNPAVITNL from the coding sequence ATGAGTATCACTAGCACCAACCATATTAATACCTCAGCCTCCACCCCTGCCCCCAACGACTCCGTAGAGATCCCCACCGATTTCAAATCCACTCTGCCCCCTCGCAAGAGAGCCAAGACAAAGGAAGAGAAGGAACAGAGAAGAATCGAAAGAATCTTGAGAAATAGGAAAGCCGCTCATCAAAGTAGGGAGAAGAAAAGGTTGCATTTGAAATTCCTAGAACAGAAATGCAGCATCATGGAAAGAATACTCGCTCATATCACCGACGATCAATTGTATCAATTGATAGGAAATGACAAAGCGGGCGTCTCTCTCATGGAAGAATATCATTCCATCTTGAATACCGATGACGAAACGGAGTTCGttaacaatttcaattctaaCGTGACTCCATCAGCAACCACTTTCAACACTTCTTCGTCTTCACCTTCTCCCTCGGAAAAATCTAACACTACTGATGCAGGTAATCTTGACATTGTTAACGTCAAGAATGAAGAACTGGAAACggatttcaaattccaagtGATTCCCTCCGTTACGGATACGGTTCCCAGACAAGCAAATACAAGATTAAGTGGTGTCCCTCAATCTCAATCTCAATCAGACTCCAACTCAGATTCTCCATGTAGTGTAATGTCCCCCGTTTCCAACATAACgatggatgatgaattgttttTCGAAAAGACAAGCTACTACAAATCTGCTAACAACATCTCTACTTCCGTCTCCTTTAATTCTTCTCCCTTACAAAAGCAAGATTCGAATGGAAGTTGGGACCTATTAATGAATAGAaatgattctttattaaagGACGCTTTAGAACCAGCTTATGAATACCAATATGATACCACTGATCATTTAAGAGTAATTGACATGGACGAATTAACGAAAACAAAAATGCCAATGTTCtcaacaaataataataataataacgaCGGTTCCTACGATCTTGACAATTGGCGTAATCCAGCAGTGATTACTAACCTATGA